The stretch of DNA ACCCTCAAACATTATCGCCACGGCGCCCGGGCCGGTGTGCGAGCCGATTATAGGGCCGATATAGCCTATGCGGATATCGGTCGCGCCCGCTTGGGCTAATTTGGCCTTGAGCTCTTGCGCCGTTGCCAAATCATCGGCATGGGCGATATAAACTATCGTGGCGTTTGGCGCTTTGTCGTTAACATAACGGTTTACCAAGGCGTCCAAGGCTTTGTTTTGGCCGCGCTCTTTTCCTATGACGACAAGCTCGCCCATATGGTTGACGGCTATTAGCGGCCTTATGCCCAAAATAGAGCCGACCAAAGCCGAAGTGGAAGACAATCTTCCCCCGCGCCTTAGGTGGAACAGGTTTTTTATGGTCACAAAGTGCTGAACCCTTTCCACAAGCCCGTTAAGGTAATCCGCGGCCTCTTGCGCGCCCTTGCCCGTTTCCCTTAACTGGACCGCCGCGTCAACAAGCAGCATTTGGCCCAATGTCGCGCCTTTTGAGTCAATGA from Clostridiales bacterium encodes:
- a CDS encoding DegV family protein, whose amino-acid sequence is MSFIISTDSCCDAFKGDLAQKNVYYIPMAYIIDEVEYRDTYDSEAEYKAFYDKLRAGKMSTTTQLNVTETAEYFEDLLTKGQGDIIHITLSSGLSTTCENAKTAAKEVMEKHKDRNIYIIDSKGATLGQMLLVDAAVQLRETGKGAQEAADYLNGLVERVQHFVTIKNLFHLRRGGRLSSTSALVGSILGIRPLIAVNHMGELVVIGKERGQNKALDALVNRYVNDKAPNATIVYIAHADDLATAQELKAKLAQAGATDIRIGYIGPIIGSHTGPGAVAIMFEGRKRIVKEKK